One genomic segment of Paenibacillus durus includes these proteins:
- a CDS encoding glucose-6-phosphate isomerase gives MSKKISFDYSKALSFINQHEIDYFAAPIKLAHEQLHTKTGTGSDYTGWIDLPHDYDKEEFARIQAAAKKIQSDSDVLIVIGIGGSYLGARAAIESLTHSFYNNLEKGKRKTPEIYFAGNNISSTYLTHLIQLLEGKDFSVNVISKSGTTTEPAIAFRVFRAELEKKYGKEEARKRIYATTDKARGALKTLANEEGYESFIIPDDVGGRYSVLTPVGLLPIAAAGIDIEEMMKGAAAAADEFNNPDVATNQSYQYAAVRNALYRKGKTTEILVNYEPSLHYVSEWWKQLFGESEGKDFKGIYPSSVDFSTDLHSMGQFIQEGNRNIFETVIQVDQVREHITIESDPDDLDGLNFLAGQTVDFVNKKAFQGTLLAHTDGQVPNLVVTIPDQTPYSFGYLVYFFEKACGISGYLLGVNPFDQPGVEAYKKNMFALLGKPGYEKEKAELEARLTE, from the coding sequence ATGTCCAAAAAAATCAGTTTTGATTACAGCAAAGCCCTGTCCTTTATTAACCAGCACGAAATCGACTATTTTGCAGCGCCGATCAAATTGGCCCATGAGCAACTGCATACCAAGACCGGCACAGGCTCCGATTATACCGGATGGATTGATCTTCCGCATGATTATGATAAAGAAGAGTTCGCCCGCATTCAGGCGGCCGCTAAGAAGATTCAGAGCGACTCCGATGTGCTGATCGTTATCGGCATCGGCGGCTCTTACCTGGGAGCCCGCGCAGCGATTGAATCGCTGACCCATTCTTTCTATAACAATTTGGAGAAGGGCAAGCGGAAGACGCCTGAGATTTATTTTGCAGGAAACAATATCAGCTCCACTTATCTCACCCATTTGATTCAGCTTCTTGAAGGCAAGGATTTCTCCGTTAACGTCATTTCCAAGTCCGGCACGACGACCGAGCCTGCGATTGCTTTCCGGGTATTCCGTGCTGAGCTTGAGAAGAAATATGGCAAGGAAGAAGCTCGCAAGCGGATCTACGCCACAACCGACAAGGCAAGAGGCGCGCTCAAGACACTCGCTAACGAAGAGGGATATGAGTCGTTCATTATTCCGGACGATGTGGGCGGACGTTATTCCGTACTGACTCCCGTTGGTCTGCTGCCGATTGCCGCTGCCGGCATCGACATTGAAGAAATGATGAAGGGCGCAGCCGCAGCCGCTGACGAGTTCAACAATCCGGATGTAGCAACGAACCAGAGCTATCAATACGCCGCCGTCCGCAACGCGCTTTACCGCAAAGGCAAGACGACGGAAATTCTCGTAAACTACGAGCCTTCCCTGCACTACGTATCGGAATGGTGGAAGCAATTATTCGGCGAGAGTGAAGGCAAGGACTTCAAAGGCATTTATCCTTCCTCCGTGGATTTCTCGACAGACCTGCACTCGATGGGACAATTCATCCAGGAGGGCAACCGCAACATTTTTGAAACGGTTATCCAAGTGGATCAAGTTCGGGAACATATTACAATCGAGAGCGATCCGGATGATCTGGACGGACTCAACTTCCTTGCAGGGCAAACCGTGGACTTCGTGAACAAGAAGGCGTTCCAAGGTACACTGCTCGCGCATACGGACGGGCAAGTTCCGAATCTGGTGGTCACCATCCCGGATCAAACGCCTTACAGCTTTGGCTATCTCGTATACTTCTTTGAAAAAGCCTGCGGTATCAGCGGATACCTGCTCGGCGTCAACCCGTTCGACCAACCGGGCGTAGAAGCGTACAAGAAGAATATGTTCGCGCTGCTCGGCAAGCCGGGCTATGAAAAGGAAAAAGCGGAGCTCGAAGCTAGACTTACCGAGTAG
- a CDS encoding YigZ family protein, whose translation MLEQYRTVRSSGSKEIVIRKSRFIGHVMPVETEEEAVRFIEDIKKKHWDATHNCSAYMIGERDEIQKQSDDGEPSGTAGKPILEVIRNQGIKNAAIVVTRYFGGILLGAGGLIRAYTDGAVLALEAGEVITRVLRREVFVELDYTWLGKVENELRGRGTKTGETEFTDKVKLTCLPRNEEADAFKAWITDLTQGQAVVTEGRQLYYSEGE comes from the coding sequence ATGCTGGAACAATACCGGACGGTGCGGTCTTCCGGTTCCAAGGAAATCGTTATCCGCAAGTCTCGTTTTATCGGACATGTCATGCCGGTTGAGACGGAGGAAGAAGCGGTTCGATTTATTGAAGACATTAAGAAGAAGCATTGGGATGCCACGCATAACTGTTCCGCGTATATGATTGGGGAACGGGACGAAATTCAGAAGCAGTCTGACGACGGGGAACCGAGCGGTACGGCTGGGAAGCCGATTCTGGAAGTCATTCGAAACCAAGGTATCAAAAATGCGGCAATAGTCGTTACACGTTACTTCGGAGGAATCTTGCTTGGAGCGGGAGGTCTGATTCGGGCCTACACGGACGGCGCCGTACTGGCGCTTGAAGCCGGCGAAGTCATCACCCGCGTTCTACGCCGTGAAGTATTTGTGGAATTGGACTATACCTGGCTCGGTAAGGTCGAGAATGAACTGAGGGGCCGGGGGACTAAGACCGGCGAAACGGAGTTCACCGACAAGGTCAAGCTGACATGCCTGCCGCGGAATGAAGAAGCCGATGCCTTCAAGGCATGGATAACGGATTTGACCCAGGGACAAGCGGTTGTAACGGAGGGCAGACAGCTTTACTACAGCGAAGGGGAATAA
- a CDS encoding TetR/AcrR family transcriptional regulator, whose translation MARRAVEQELSRERILEAARHLFITKGYRAISMRSIGQHLGYSHGSLYYHFKEKAELFYAIVVDDFNHVATLLSEAMNRPPEEGVGKVEQLMLEFIRFGLDHPYQYEIMFMIRDEELLAYCRAEQGKCFDLFSGMVRRYLKEEGYVPEDWQNVPLTLFLSAHGFISYYIQDRIKFDDVKSAALSHVRVLCRSL comes from the coding sequence ATGGCTAGAAGAGCAGTGGAACAGGAGTTGTCGAGGGAAAGGATTCTGGAGGCGGCAAGGCACCTTTTCATTACGAAGGGTTATCGGGCCATCTCCATGCGCAGCATAGGTCAACATTTGGGATACAGCCATGGATCGCTTTATTATCACTTCAAGGAAAAAGCGGAGCTGTTCTATGCCATTGTGGTTGATGATTTCAATCATGTAGCAACGCTGCTCAGCGAGGCGATGAACAGACCTCCGGAAGAAGGGGTAGGCAAAGTGGAACAGCTGATGCTGGAATTTATCCGCTTCGGGCTGGACCATCCATATCAATACGAAATTATGTTCATGATCCGTGACGAGGAACTGCTGGCTTATTGTCGGGCAGAACAGGGGAAATGTTTCGATCTGTTCTCCGGCATGGTGCGCCGCTATCTTAAAGAAGAGGGCTATGTGCCGGAAGATTGGCAGAATGTGCCGCTGACTCTGTTCCTGTCTGCCCACGGATTTATCTCTTACTACATTCAGGACCGAATCAAGTTTGATGATGTGAAATCGGCGGCTTTATCGCATGTCCGGGTGCTGTGCCGCAGTTTGTAA
- a CDS encoding secondary thiamine-phosphate synthase enzyme YjbQ, protein MLHTFEISTSKRDELRDITREVISYVRKSGVQNGIAVVYCPHTTSGIAINENADPDVKHDVLMRLDEVYPWEHPKYRHAEGNTASHLKSITAGPSQSIIIHEGELLLGRWQGIYFCEFDGPRRRQYYVKIIEG, encoded by the coding sequence ATGCTTCATACGTTCGAGATTTCAACAAGCAAGCGGGATGAACTGCGTGATATCACCAGAGAGGTTATTTCTTATGTAAGAAAAAGCGGCGTGCAAAACGGAATAGCGGTTGTATATTGCCCCCACACAACCTCCGGCATTGCAATTAACGAGAACGCAGACCCCGACGTGAAGCATGATGTGCTGATGCGTCTGGACGAGGTATATCCTTGGGAGCATCCAAAGTACCGTCATGCGGAAGGCAATACGGCGTCGCATCTCAAATCGATTACAGCCGGACCGTCCCAGAGCATCATCATCCATGAAGGGGAGCTGCTGCTTGGACGGTGGCAGGGTATTTATTTTTGCGAGTTCGACGGACCAAGACGCCGGCAGTATTATGTGAAAATCATTGAAGGGTAG
- the cysT gene encoding sulfate ABC transporter permease subunit CysT, producing the protein MNSLLRHKGWTWGFRSTILLYFVVLIVLPILGVYYNSFSLGFTNFVESVTDPIAWRSVLLTLQLALIAAIINVALGTIIAWVLVRYKFPGRPLLNSMVDLPFALPTAVGGLMILLLLGPGSLIGGAAKSLGIEIVFHPPAIVIAMVFVTFPFVIRAVQPLLEELDPSEEEAAYTMGAKGIRVFRQVILPAMAPGMIGGGMLAFSRALAEFGAVVLVAGNIPGRTLVSSVFIYGEVESDNGTGAAAVSIILLTLSFLILWLINVAQMRGKRR; encoded by the coding sequence TTGAATTCGCTGCTAAGACACAAGGGATGGACCTGGGGATTCCGATCCACGATTTTGCTGTATTTTGTCGTATTAATCGTGCTTCCGATTCTCGGCGTCTACTACAACTCATTTTCGCTTGGTTTCACAAATTTTGTCGAAAGCGTAACTGACCCGATTGCCTGGCGATCTGTGCTGCTCACGCTTCAACTGGCGCTTATTGCCGCCATTATCAATGTCGCCTTGGGCACGATTATCGCTTGGGTGCTGGTCCGCTACAAATTTCCCGGCAGGCCGCTGCTGAACAGTATGGTCGATCTGCCGTTCGCTCTGCCGACTGCCGTTGGCGGACTGATGATTCTGCTGCTGCTTGGACCGGGGAGCCTGATCGGAGGAGCTGCGAAATCACTGGGAATCGAAATCGTCTTCCACCCGCCAGCCATTGTAATTGCGATGGTCTTCGTAACGTTCCCTTTTGTGATTCGGGCGGTACAACCGCTGCTGGAAGAGCTTGACCCTTCCGAGGAAGAGGCGGCCTACACGATGGGAGCTAAGGGCATCCGGGTATTCCGGCAGGTTATTTTACCGGCGATGGCGCCTGGCATGATCGGAGGCGGCATGCTTGCCTTCTCCAGAGCGCTGGCTGAATTTGGGGCGGTCGTACTGGTAGCGGGAAATATCCCGGGACGCACGCTCGTGTCGTCGGTCTTCATCTACGGAGAGGTGGAGAGCGATAACGGGACGGGCGCCGCAGCCGTATCCATCATTTTGCTGACCTTGTCGTTCCTGATCCTCTGGCTGATCAATGTGGCACAGATGAGGGGGAAAAGACGATGA
- a CDS encoding sulfate ABC transporter permease subunit, producing MRRLWIGLTYIVFFLLIAAPLGKMITGAFSQGLSGFWEALTRPEALHALMMTALVVIAVTVLNTLFGIMTALYLVRAEWLSPRLKSLLNSIVDLPYAVSPVIGGLMIVLLLGPDSALGAVFEHIGFNIVYAFPGMVIATLFVTFPLMVREVMPVLQEIGGQQEEAASTLGAYGWTTFWKVTWPSIQWAVIYGVILTVARSLGEFGAVLVVSGNIMNKTQTATTLVYQDVENFNVTAAGGVALVLAAFSVGLLLLMEWSKKRKEVR from the coding sequence ATGAGACGGCTGTGGATTGGACTGACATATATCGTTTTCTTTCTGCTGATAGCCGCTCCCCTGGGCAAGATGATTACGGGAGCCTTCAGCCAGGGGCTTTCCGGATTCTGGGAGGCGCTGACGAGGCCGGAGGCGCTGCATGCGCTGATGATGACCGCTCTGGTTGTTATCGCGGTAACGGTGCTGAACACATTGTTCGGTATTATGACTGCTCTGTATCTGGTTCGGGCCGAGTGGCTCAGCCCCCGGCTGAAGAGCCTGCTCAACAGTATTGTCGATCTGCCGTATGCGGTATCGCCTGTCATCGGCGGATTGATGATCGTCCTGCTGCTCGGTCCGGACAGCGCGCTTGGGGCGGTGTTTGAACATATTGGCTTCAATATCGTCTATGCCTTCCCTGGAATGGTCATCGCTACCCTGTTCGTCACCTTTCCATTGATGGTCAGGGAAGTGATGCCCGTTCTGCAGGAGATCGGCGGCCAGCAGGAGGAAGCAGCCTCAACGCTAGGAGCGTATGGGTGGACGACCTTCTGGAAGGTAACCTGGCCTTCGATCCAATGGGCGGTAATCTACGGCGTCATTCTTACAGTCGCCCGCTCACTGGGCGAATTCGGGGCCGTGCTGGTTGTCTCGGGCAATATTATGAACAAGACCCAAACCGCGACGACGCTGGTTTACCAGGATGTCGAGAACTTTAATGTAACGGCGGCGGGCGGCGTCGCGCTGGTGTTGGCCGCTTTTTCGGTAGGACTTCTACTGCTCATGGAATGGAGCAAGAAAAGAAAGGAAGTGCGTTAA
- a CDS encoding sulfate/molybdate ABC transporter ATP-binding protein yields the protein MHVEVRGLNKHFGNFHAVKDVNFEITKGHLIGLLGPSGGGKTSILRMLAGLETPDAGEIVFHGQVVNNLPPQERGIGFVFQNYALFKHMTVFDNIAFGLKVKKANKSFIRDRVMELVELTGLKGFEKRYPQQLSGGQRQRVAFARALAPEPQLLLLDEPFAAIDAKIRQELRSWLRELIERVGITSIFVTHDQDEAIEVADEIMIINQGRLEQKGTPWDIYKEPKTTFVATFIGESTLIENAAELKGFKPAEGSQPTKALIRPEYIEVGDREEFDVASATEKGIVKHLQFRGSEWLVEVEVNGHKLVTYRSLEKETLQVGQEIAVLVHRAYLFNDERSWIQENSLKEDPMPVYI from the coding sequence ATGCACGTGGAAGTACGCGGTCTGAACAAGCATTTTGGCAATTTTCATGCAGTAAAGGATGTCAACTTTGAAATTACGAAAGGCCATTTAATTGGACTGCTTGGCCCGAGCGGCGGCGGCAAAACGTCGATCCTGCGGATGCTGGCAGGCCTTGAAACGCCGGATGCCGGCGAAATTGTCTTCCATGGTCAGGTAGTCAACAATCTGCCGCCGCAGGAACGCGGGATTGGCTTCGTGTTCCAGAATTACGCGCTTTTCAAGCATATGACAGTATTCGATAATATTGCCTTCGGGCTTAAGGTGAAAAAAGCGAATAAAAGCTTCATCCGCGACCGTGTGATGGAACTCGTGGAGCTGACGGGGCTTAAAGGCTTCGAGAAGCGGTATCCACAGCAGCTGTCCGGCGGACAGCGCCAGCGGGTGGCGTTCGCCCGGGCGCTTGCGCCGGAGCCGCAGCTGCTGCTGCTAGACGAGCCGTTCGCTGCGATCGACGCCAAGATTCGTCAAGAGCTCCGTTCCTGGCTGCGGGAACTGATCGAACGCGTCGGAATCACTTCGATATTCGTGACGCATGACCAGGATGAGGCAATCGAAGTCGCTGACGAAATTATGATTATTAACCAGGGCCGTCTGGAACAGAAGGGCACGCCATGGGATATTTACAAGGAGCCGAAGACGACGTTCGTGGCGACCTTTATCGGGGAATCGACTCTGATCGAGAACGCTGCTGAACTGAAAGGGTTCAAGCCTGCTGAGGGCAGCCAGCCTACCAAGGCGCTGATCCGTCCCGAGTACATCGAGGTCGGTGACCGCGAGGAGTTCGACGTGGCTTCTGCCACGGAGAAGGGAATCGTCAAGCATCTGCAATTCCGGGGCAGCGAATGGCTGGTCGAAGTGGAAGTGAACGGCCACAAGCTGGTCACCTACCGTTCACTGGAGAAGGAGACGCTGCAGGTGGGGCAGGAGATTGCCGTGCTGGTGCACCGCGCATACCTGTTCAACGACGAGCGCAGCTGGATTCAGGAGAATAGCCTGAAGGAAGACCCGATGCCGGTCTACATTTAA
- a CDS encoding sulfate ABC transporter substrate-binding protein has product MKHFIRSRQLHGWLAVLLLALTISGCGSEGNRTADSKSTSDMTLVIGSYSVAKDAVEEILPLFAEKWKAETGHTITFQQSYEASGTQARAIAGGFEADVTLLAMEGDVDKLVDAGLVKPSWKERGEGGMVTRSIVVIGTREGNPKGIKNFADLTKPGIKVLYPNPKTSGGAQWDINAIYGAGLKQSEEKEGVKDPAAAKSFLTSVHANVESLDKSGRASMAAFEYGVGDVIVTYENELLARIAQGVKYEVVIPKDTILIENPAAVVDKYADKHGTREAAEAFVNFLLTPEAQEIFAKHGFRPVDQEVYEANKSRFPVPQGLFDISYLGGWDKVRSTLYSKRGVWYQVLAGI; this is encoded by the coding sequence ATGAAGCATTTCATAAGGAGCAGACAACTGCACGGATGGCTTGCCGTATTGCTGCTGGCGCTGACGATCTCCGGCTGCGGAAGCGAAGGGAACCGCACGGCGGACTCAAAGTCAACAAGTGATATGACTCTCGTAATTGGTTCTTACAGTGTGGCAAAGGACGCGGTTGAGGAGATATTGCCGCTGTTCGCGGAGAAGTGGAAGGCGGAGACCGGACATACGATAACGTTCCAGCAATCATACGAAGCTTCGGGAACTCAGGCCCGGGCGATTGCCGGCGGGTTCGAGGCCGATGTGACGCTTCTCGCGATGGAAGGCGATGTCGACAAGCTCGTTGACGCTGGGCTGGTGAAACCATCCTGGAAGGAACGGGGCGAGGGCGGCATGGTGACGCGTTCGATTGTCGTGATCGGTACGCGTGAAGGCAACCCGAAGGGAATTAAGAATTTTGCCGATTTGACCAAACCGGGCATCAAAGTGCTGTACCCTAATCCGAAGACGTCGGGCGGCGCGCAGTGGGATATTAACGCAATCTACGGCGCGGGATTGAAGCAGTCGGAGGAGAAGGAAGGGGTTAAGGACCCGGCGGCAGCCAAAAGCTTTCTGACAAGCGTACACGCCAATGTGGAGTCGCTGGATAAGAGCGGACGCGCATCGATGGCTGCGTTCGAGTATGGCGTGGGTGATGTTATCGTAACCTATGAGAATGAACTGCTGGCGCGGATTGCGCAGGGCGTGAAGTATGAGGTGGTCATACCCAAGGATACGATTCTGATCGAGAATCCGGCGGCGGTGGTCGATAAATACGCAGATAAGCATGGAACACGGGAGGCCGCAGAGGCTTTCGTGAACTTCCTGCTGACGCCTGAGGCGCAGGAGATCTTCGCCAAGCACGGATTCCGGCCCGTAGACCAAGAAGTGTACGAGGCGAACAAGAGTCGTTTCCCTGTTCCCCAAGGGTTATTCGATATCAGCTACCTGGGTGGCTGGGACAAGGTGCGCAGCACGCTGTATTCGAAACGGGGCGTATGGTATCAGGTGCTTGCGGGGATTTAA
- a CDS encoding MBL fold metallo-hydrolase has translation MDTLMFLGTGDAMGTPRVYCGCSVCEEARTSGTNARLRSSVLVDSGDDFFVIDCGPDWRRQMESLGIRVMRRLLVTHGHFDHIGGLPEWADACRWTGIKGELYAPAEVIPVILRQYPWLGSHIELMPLDEGIMLDGWQIATWRVNHGKNGYSYAFRLEKEGYAWVYCPDSISLRDEETRLMREADLLVLGTSFYYEEAELSTRSVYDMTEAAVLLADVQPRRAIYTHMSHDVDLRKAYDLPGNVELARTGMRISLGR, from the coding sequence ATGGATACATTGATGTTCCTAGGTACGGGCGACGCCATGGGCACGCCAAGAGTATACTGCGGCTGTTCGGTATGCGAAGAAGCGAGAACAAGCGGAACGAACGCGCGGCTGCGGTCCTCCGTACTGGTGGACAGCGGGGATGATTTCTTCGTAATCGACTGCGGACCGGACTGGCGGCGGCAGATGGAGAGCCTCGGCATCCGGGTCATGCGCAGGCTGCTGGTGACCCATGGCCACTTCGACCATATCGGCGGTCTGCCGGAATGGGCGGATGCCTGCCGCTGGACGGGGATCAAGGGCGAGCTGTATGCGCCGGCGGAGGTCATCCCTGTAATTTTGCGGCAGTATCCGTGGCTGGGCAGCCATATCGAGCTGATGCCTCTTGATGAAGGGATCATGCTGGATGGCTGGCAAATCGCTACCTGGAGGGTAAATCACGGCAAGAACGGCTACTCTTACGCTTTTCGGCTGGAAAAGGAAGGCTATGCCTGGGTATACTGTCCGGATTCGATTTCCTTAAGGGATGAGGAGACCCGGTTAATGCGGGAAGCGGATCTGCTTGTGCTGGGTACAAGCTTTTACTATGAGGAAGCTGAGCTGTCGACCCGTTCCGTCTATGATATGACCGAGGCGGCGGTGCTTCTTGCGGATGTGCAGCCGCGCCGCGCTATATATACGCATATGTCCCATGATGTGGATCTGAGGAAGGCTTATGACTTGCCGGGCAATGTGGAGCTGGCGCGTACAGGGATGCGGATCAGCTTGGGAAGATAA
- a CDS encoding GNAT family N-acetyltransferase, with protein sequence MISFPESLEMERLLIRAPLWGDGAAMNEAILESLEELRPWLPFARKAPTLEESEAFTRQTRLEFLNRSNLHLRLFDKHTGKFIGSSGLHRIDWDVRSFEIGYWIRTSCAGNGYITEAVNGITDFAIRELAANRIEIRCNAKNVKSAAVAERTGYTLEGILRNTRLAENGELGDTKVYAKVRGSEF encoded by the coding sequence ATGATTTCTTTTCCCGAGAGTTTAGAGATGGAGAGGCTGCTGATCCGCGCCCCGCTGTGGGGAGACGGAGCCGCGATGAATGAAGCGATCTTAGAAAGCCTGGAGGAGCTGCGTCCGTGGCTGCCTTTTGCCAGAAAGGCTCCCACCCTGGAAGAGTCGGAAGCCTTCACCCGGCAGACGCGGCTTGAGTTTCTGAACCGCTCGAATCTGCACCTTCGCCTATTTGATAAGCATACGGGTAAGTTCATCGGCAGCAGCGGCCTGCACCGGATCGATTGGGATGTGCGAAGCTTCGAGATCGGCTACTGGATCAGGACTTCCTGCGCGGGGAACGGATATATCACGGAGGCGGTGAACGGAATTACGGATTTCGCCATCCGCGAACTTGCGGCGAACCGGATCGAGATCCGCTGCAATGCGAAGAATGTTAAAAGCGCGGCGGTGGCGGAACGTACAGGCTATACGCTGGAGGGTATTCTGCGAAACACCCGGCTGGCGGAGAACGGAGAGCTGGGCGATACTAAGGTGTACGCTAAGGTGCGGGGTTCCGAATTTTAA
- a CDS encoding extracellular solute-binding protein has product MKMKWAKTFWVYLLVTAMIGVLSACGQSNNTNTASGNTGNTEQKQVVLSFMTTWSESDPFTGVYYKNAMAFEKANPDIKLDIETIPYNDYPVKLNTTAAGGNLPDLILMIGGGSMFEQIARSGALMPIDDMMGNWKEDFLPSSKIKEFNVDGKQYGIPGEVSYATVIYYNKKIMKDAGYTEFPTTYDAFKAMVKDLKAKNITPIAYGNKTGSVLLASLLSPLNERISGPDLYAKIKSGEQKFTDPDFMNALKDIKELSDIGAFNVDLNSIDNVQATNLFLSGNSAMYIDGSWGAKQISKDKAADLEVGFAVFPQIEGGKGSMSTMPGATNQGVVLNAKLDDAKKAAAEKFLQFMYSEESYQNIIRDGNMVPANVEAPADIDPLFKEMTGVLAGVKEITPVYDIVMPATVVTATKNGLQGLTTPGGSTPEAVAEELQKELGQ; this is encoded by the coding sequence ATGAAGATGAAATGGGCTAAGACATTCTGGGTGTATTTGCTGGTGACTGCGATGATCGGAGTCCTATCGGCTTGCGGCCAATCGAACAATACAAACACCGCCTCCGGAAATACGGGAAATACGGAGCAGAAGCAGGTAGTGCTTTCATTCATGACAACTTGGTCGGAGTCAGATCCGTTTACAGGCGTCTATTATAAAAATGCAATGGCTTTCGAGAAGGCCAATCCGGATATCAAACTGGATATTGAGACCATTCCTTATAATGATTATCCAGTCAAATTAAATACGACAGCGGCTGGGGGCAACCTCCCTGACTTGATTCTGATGATCGGCGGGGGCTCCATGTTCGAACAAATCGCCCGTTCCGGCGCGCTGATGCCGATTGACGATATGATGGGCAACTGGAAGGAAGACTTTTTACCGTCCTCGAAAATCAAAGAATTTAATGTCGATGGCAAGCAGTACGGGATTCCAGGGGAGGTTTCATACGCTACTGTCATTTATTACAACAAAAAAATAATGAAGGATGCGGGGTATACCGAATTTCCGACGACGTATGATGCTTTCAAAGCGATGGTTAAGGATCTGAAGGCCAAAAATATTACTCCAATAGCCTATGGCAATAAAACCGGCAGCGTCCTGCTGGCGTCTCTCCTTTCACCTCTTAATGAAAGAATCTCGGGGCCGGATCTTTATGCGAAAATCAAGTCGGGAGAACAGAAGTTTACCGACCCGGATTTTATGAACGCGCTGAAAGATATCAAGGAGCTTTCCGATATAGGAGCTTTTAACGTCGATCTTAACAGTATTGACAATGTCCAAGCCACCAACCTGTTCCTCTCGGGGAATTCCGCTATGTATATAGACGGCAGCTGGGGGGCCAAGCAAATTTCCAAAGACAAAGCTGCGGATTTAGAAGTAGGCTTCGCCGTATTCCCGCAAATCGAGGGAGGCAAGGGCAGCATGTCCACCATGCCGGGCGCGACCAATCAGGGGGTTGTCTTGAACGCGAAGCTGGATGACGCTAAAAAGGCAGCAGCCGAGAAATTTTTGCAGTTCATGTACAGTGAAGAATCCTACCAAAATATTATCCGGGATGGAAACATGGTTCCGGCCAATGTGGAAGCGCCTGCGGATATCGATCCGCTGTTCAAAGAGATGACCGGCGTACTAGCGGGTGTTAAGGAAATTACTCCGGTATATGACATCGTGATGCCAGCCACCGTAGTCACGGCAACCAAAAACGGCCTTCAGGGACTGACTACGCCAGGCGGAAGCACTCCGGAGGCCGTAGCGGAGGAACTTCAGAAGGAATTGGGCCAATAA
- a CDS encoding carbohydrate ABC transporter permease, with the protein MQMFLRHKWIIAAGLIPAVVIYTMFSIYPILSSVYYSFFKWDGFSPKQWHGLQNYVNLIGDGVFWQSIRNNLYFVLFSVLGEIPLGLYLAMMLSGKLFRRDGIFRTVFFMPVVISTIVVSLIWNMFYNYQFGLVNTALRAVGLDHWAQNWLGNPGLAIFVLCIVVVWQYTGLYMVIFLAALQNVPSEVLEAAELDGAVGIKRTWHIVVPIIADTIFASVVLCISGALRAFDLIYIMTNGGPSHSTEVGATYMFSQTFSSMKYGYGSAISTAIIIISFGLIIISQFILRSVKR; encoded by the coding sequence ATGCAGATGTTTCTTCGCCATAAATGGATCATAGCCGCCGGCCTCATTCCAGCTGTGGTCATATACACAATGTTCTCAATCTATCCGATTCTGAGCTCTGTCTACTACTCGTTTTTCAAATGGGACGGTTTCTCCCCCAAGCAGTGGCACGGGCTTCAGAATTACGTCAATTTGATCGGTGACGGCGTTTTTTGGCAATCTATCCGCAACAATCTTTATTTCGTGCTCTTTTCTGTACTGGGGGAAATCCCTCTTGGCTTGTATCTGGCCATGATGCTGAGCGGAAAGCTGTTCCGCAGAGATGGGATTTTCAGAACGGTCTTTTTCATGCCTGTGGTTATATCCACCATTGTTGTTTCCCTGATCTGGAATATGTTCTACAATTACCAGTTTGGCCTTGTCAATACGGCGCTTCGGGCGGTTGGCCTGGATCATTGGGCGCAGAACTGGCTTGGCAATCCGGGGCTTGCTATCTTTGTGCTGTGTATTGTCGTCGTCTGGCAGTACACCGGGCTGTACATGGTCATCTTTCTGGCCGCGCTGCAAAATGTGCCGTCGGAAGTGCTGGAAGCGGCGGAGCTGGATGGAGCCGTCGGTATAAAAAGAACCTGGCATATCGTGGTGCCGATCATAGCGGACACCATTTTTGCTTCGGTCGTGCTATGCATAAGCGGAGCGCTTCGCGCGTTCGATTTGATCTATATCATGACTAACGGAGGGCCCAGCCATTCTACGGAAGTGGGCGCTACGTATATGTTTTCCCAGACGTTCAGCTCGATGAAGTACGGTTATGGGAGTGCAATTTCCACAGCCATCATCATTATCAGCTTTGGTCTGATTATTATAAGCCAGTTCATTTTGCGATCTGTGAAGAGGTGA